The following proteins are co-located in the uncultured Propionivibrio sp. genome:
- a CDS encoding DNA-binding protein — protein MNTETVTTPEMAVEIDRLRLNFPDTQDLYHEVCVLLFFRHGITPTANKLYQLVRKGSMSAPTEALRAFWAELREKSRVRIEQPDLPEALKIAAGEMVSALWNEARAAAEQQLESLHQDAAESIRIAKDAQQNAERQTQSVEQELDQERQNLQTSETRVLQLEKALSGQQASNDALKHQLASAEQQRRALEISLDDARQQFASELEKQRDALKRSEERLEGTEKRALLEIDRERQLACRVQQELRQLRQTFQETLERHTVETAGQQKTTAELRERLGVADGLLQAQKERQAEIVAQLNALREQLGTCSSQVALLEQELALRNQRINALEAEIAAKTEQSIQVKLRSQRKRTPTFKPG, from the coding sequence ATGAATACCGAAACCGTTACCACGCCTGAAATGGCGGTAGAAATTGACCGGCTGCGATTAAATTTTCCCGATACACAGGATCTTTATCACGAGGTGTGTGTTCTGCTGTTCTTCAGGCATGGCATTACCCCGACCGCGAATAAGCTTTACCAACTGGTGCGCAAGGGCAGTATGTCGGCTCCCACAGAAGCCTTGCGCGCTTTCTGGGCAGAATTGCGGGAAAAAAGCCGGGTAAGGATTGAACAACCGGATCTTCCCGAAGCATTGAAGATCGCCGCCGGCGAGATGGTGTCCGCTCTATGGAACGAAGCTCGCGCGGCGGCCGAACAGCAACTAGAGTCTTTGCATCAGGACGCGGCCGAATCGATCCGTATCGCGAAAGATGCACAGCAGAATGCTGAACGGCAAACGCAATCGGTTGAGCAAGAACTCGATCAAGAGCGTCAAAACCTCCAAACATCCGAAACAAGGGTACTGCAACTCGAAAAGGCGCTATCAGGCCAACAGGCCAGCAACGACGCACTAAAGCATCAGCTCGCCAGCGCCGAGCAACAACGCCGTGCGCTCGAAATCTCGCTAGATGATGCGCGCCAGCAATTCGCATCCGAACTGGAAAAGCAGCGTGACGCGCTCAAACGTTCCGAAGAGCGCCTGGAAGGCACCGAAAAACGAGCACTCCTGGAAATTGATCGGGAGCGGCAATTGGCCTGTCGGGTACAGCAGGAACTACGACAGCTCCGGCAAACATTTCAGGAGACGCTCGAACGCCACACTGTCGAAACGGCCGGTCAGCAGAAAACGACCGCTGAACTCAGGGAACGGCTGGGAGTCGCCGACGGATTACTTCAGGCCCAAAAGGAACGCCAGGCAGAGATCGTGGCGCAACTCAACGCATTGCGAGAGCAATTGGGCACATGTAGCAGTCAAGTTGCGCTGCTCGAACAGGAACTCGCGCTTCGAAACCAGCGAATCAACGCGCTGGAAGCCGAAATTGCCGCTAAGACAGAACAATCCATTCAAGTAAAGCTGCGTTCCCAGCGAAAAAGAACTCCAACATTTAAAC